The genomic segment CGGCATCGTAGCGCTCGTCGCAGCACTCTCCGGAACGGAGCAGGTCGGCTGGACGGCTCCGCAGACGCTGGTACTCGCCGGCTTGGCGGTTGTACTGCTCGGATCGTTCATTTTTCTCGAGAAGCGCGCTTTAAACCCGCTTATGCCGCTAGGCATTTTCCGCAACAAATCGGTTACGGGCGGGAATCTGGCCATGTTCCTTATCGGAGGAGCGACGACGGGACTGTTCTTCGCGCTCTCGGTCTACATGCAGCAAGTGCTTCATTACGACGCGTTAAAGGCAGGACTCACCCAGCTCCCGCTGGCCGGTGCGCTGGTCGCCATCGCCGGGGTCGTTCCCGCGGCGGTCAAGGCCGTCGGTACGCGTAAGACGCTGGCCGCATCGCTCATCCTGCTGGCCGCAGGGCTCATCTGGCTGTCTTTCTCGCCGAGCGATGCTACATTCGCAGCCAATCTGCTAGGTCCCTCCATCTTGATCGGAATCGGATTGGGCGGCGCCTTCGTCTCCGGTACGGAACTGGCCGTGAATGGCGTGGCCGATGGAGAAGCAGGGCTTGCTAGCGGCTTGGTCAATACGAGCCAACAGATCGGCGGCGCTATTGGACTCGCGCTGCTGACCACCGCGGCGTCGTCTCGAATCGATCGCCTGCTGGGCCGCGGCGCAGCCGAAGCGCAAGCGTTGACCGGGGGATTCTCCTGGGTGTTCCTTGGAGCAGCCGCATTCGCGATCATCGGGGCGATCGTCGTGCTCGCGATTGTACGATCATCGTCGTCTTCCAAAGTAAGTGACTGATCAATCACAAAGGAGCGATTCATATGATCAAAGCAATGGTAGTGAGAGCAGGCAGCGGCTGGGGAAGGGTATTGGTCAAGCACTTAATCGGGGCGAATGTCGAAGTCGTCGCCTATTCCGGATCGCGGCGCAAGCTGGAAGCATTGGAGGAGACATACGCCTCCACATCGCTTCTGCGGACAGTACGCGGAAATGCCCGGAACGAAGGCGAGCTTCTTGCGGCAGCGGAAGGCGTCGACGTGATCTTCTGCGGGGCCTACTTAACCTACGATGATGAGCCGGAGAAGGTGCGGCGGATGCTCGAGGCGGTGCGGAGCGTCTCTGCAGCGACGGGTGCCAGAACGGTCGTGCTCGAAGGCGTTTATCTCCCTGCCGACGAGAGGATACCGGACCCTGCAAACCCTCCTGTTAAATCGTCTATGCGAATCAACAGTCCGGAGCTGTACGGCGAGGGCGTATCCAACACGGTTACCCACTACGCGCTTCGCAAAGTTATTCAAGGGAAGCCCGTCAAGCGGCTCATCGATCCTTCCGTCGGAAGAGACTATCTGTATGTAGAGGGTGCTGCCAGGTATGTGTTGGAGCTGGCTTCGACGGAATCCGCTTATGGAGGCGTTTGGAATCTTCGAGGAAATGGTCCGATCTCGCAAGCGGAGCTCCTTGGCCTGCCGGGCTCCACTGTTCAAGCGATCCCGCAGTTCGAGCCGATCGACGGGTGGCGGCTGCGCTTGCTGCAATGGTATGAACCGAGGGCGAAGACGATGCTGGAGCGCTTGGCACGACTCGGCGACGATAGCGGGAGGGAAGGCACCGTATTTTGCGGCCCGTCGCCCACGCCTTACCCGGAGAGCATCGCGTCAACGATCGTGTACATGATGAGGAAACGCGATGGAGGAACTCAACTTGACTAATCGAAAAAACGTCAAACGCCTGGTTTACATCGCTATTCCTGCGATGGTGGTGCTCCTGATCGGTGCAGCGTTAA from the Cohnella hashimotonis genome contains:
- a CDS encoding DHA2 family efflux MFS transporter permease subunit → MNSMLQPAIANSRTIAYRWWALIALALAQFLVVLDASIVNIALPSLGSELHLSTNTLSWVITAYVLPFGGLLLLGGRLSDRFGHRKLFMIGVAGFALASAAAGLSTSGAWLLAARAIQGASAALLAPAALALVTKLFADPRDRAKALGIWGAVASVGSAAGVLLGGVLTASLGWSSVFYVNVPVAALVLAAIPFLIVKDSLGERVSLDVPGSASVTAGIVALVAALSGTEQVGWTAPQTLVLAGLAVVLLGSFIFLEKRALNPLMPLGIFRNKSVTGGNLAMFLIGGATTGLFFALSVYMQQVLHYDALKAGLTQLPLAGALVAIAGVVPAAVKAVGTRKTLAASLILLAAGLIWLSFSPSDATFAANLLGPSILIGIGLGGAFVSGTELAVNGVADGEAGLASGLVNTSQQIGGAIGLALLTTAASSRIDRLLGRGAAEAQALTGGFSWVFLGAAAFAIIGAIVVLAIVRSSSSSKVSD